One genomic window of Paenisporosarcina antarctica includes the following:
- a CDS encoding competence protein ComK, with protein MDKNCSAASNYLVSFNTIALVPIRIENKLYTRVLENHTEFLVKMKPSSIIKKSLIFYGNTFKQATFFSREAIGRVHKTPLLISRDYGVPLVMFPTLSAESEGNIWISFSAVKWFSLDSHKQCLVHFTNSIVLPVNVSRSTMYRQYSLSHFLADEFQNRSNKIDHPFSQSILMSPNKKTKR; from the coding sequence ATGGATAAAAACTGTTCAGCAGCATCGAATTACCTTGTTTCATTCAATACAATTGCACTTGTACCAATTCGAATTGAGAATAAACTTTACACCCGAGTACTAGAAAATCATACTGAATTTCTAGTAAAAATGAAGCCAAGTTCCATTATTAAAAAATCGCTTATTTTTTATGGTAATACGTTTAAACAAGCTACATTTTTTTCTCGCGAAGCGATTGGGCGTGTACACAAAACACCTCTTTTGATTTCGCGTGATTATGGAGTTCCTTTAGTAATGTTTCCGACTCTTTCTGCAGAATCTGAAGGGAATATTTGGATTTCTTTTTCTGCTGTCAAATGGTTTTCTCTTGACTCTCACAAACAATGTTTAGTGCATTTCACCAACTCAATTGTTCTCCCGGTAAATGTATCTCGTTCAACGATGTACAGACAATATTCGCTTTCCCATTTCCTTGCAGATGAATTCCAAAATAGGAGCAATAAAATTGACCATCCTTTTTCTCAGTCAATACTTATGTCACCTAATAAAAAAACTAAAAGATAG
- a CDS encoding IDEAL domain-containing protein has translation MDKYYSYADFLKAMGRNQTVSEAEKLLNDIYMDLFLNHVHREQRKERLLTLIDGALDQKDEGSFVTYASELRQLHQDSV, from the coding sequence ATGGATAAGTACTATTCATATGCTGATTTTCTAAAAGCGATGGGGCGAAATCAAACCGTTAGTGAAGCGGAAAAACTGTTGAACGATATCTACATGGATTTGTTTTTAAATCATGTACATCGAGAGCAACGAAAAGAACGCTTGCTTACCTTGATTGATGGTGCGCTCGATCAAAAAGATGAGGGGTCATTTGTAACGTATGCAAGCGAACTACGTCAATTGCATCAAGATAGTGTGTAA
- the uvrB gene encoding excinuclease ABC subunit UvrB yields MEQSFDLQAPYKPDGDQPQAIRELLKGIEEGRKYQTLLGATGTGKTFTVSNVVTEIKKPTLVMAHNKTLAGQLYSEFKEFFPNNAVEYFVSFYDYYQPEAYMPQTDTYIEKDSSINEEIDKLRHSATSALFEREDVLIVASVSCIYGLGNPEEYREMVLSLRMGMEIERNQLLRRLVDIQYERNDINFMRGKFRVRGDVVEIFPASRDERCIRIEFFGDEIDRIREVDALTGEIIGEREHVAIFPNSHFVTREEKLLKAIENIEIELEQQLKVLRSEDKLLEAQRLEQRTRYDLEMMREMGFCSGIENYSRHLTLREPGATPYTLLDYFPDDFLMVIDESHVTLPQVRGMFNGDQARKKMLVEHGFRLPSAMDNRPLTFQEFEGHMSQAIFVSATPGAYELEHTPEMVEQIIRPTGLLDPTIDIRPSEGQIDDLIDEIRQRSERNERVLVTTLTKKMSEDLTDYLKEIGIKVNYLHSEIKTLERIEIIRELRMGVYDVLIGINLLREGLDIPEVSLVTILDADKEGFLRSERSLIQTMGRAARNANGHVIMYADRMTDSMTKAIGETDRRRNIQIEYNEKHGITPKTIQKKIRDTIRASHNAEETSSYMEKVTKGKKLTKDEKKSLLLTLEKEMKDAAKALDFERAAELRDTILELKAEG; encoded by the coding sequence ATGGAACAATCTTTTGATTTGCAGGCTCCTTATAAACCAGATGGAGACCAACCACAGGCGATTCGTGAATTATTAAAGGGAATAGAAGAAGGTAGAAAATATCAAACTTTGCTCGGTGCGACGGGTACTGGCAAGACATTTACCGTTTCTAATGTAGTAACAGAAATAAAAAAACCTACACTGGTCATGGCCCATAATAAAACACTTGCTGGACAACTGTATAGTGAGTTTAAAGAGTTCTTTCCTAATAATGCGGTGGAGTATTTCGTTAGTTTCTACGATTACTATCAACCGGAAGCTTATATGCCTCAAACTGATACGTATATTGAAAAAGACTCCAGCATTAATGAAGAAATTGATAAGCTACGTCATTCTGCGACGTCGGCTTTATTCGAACGTGAGGATGTCTTAATAGTCGCATCTGTTTCATGTATATACGGGTTGGGTAATCCTGAAGAATACCGCGAGATGGTCTTATCACTACGAATGGGTATGGAAATCGAACGCAATCAATTGCTTCGTCGACTAGTGGACATCCAATATGAACGAAATGATATAAACTTTATGCGTGGAAAGTTCCGTGTACGTGGAGATGTTGTTGAAATTTTCCCAGCTTCTCGAGATGAGCGCTGTATACGAATTGAATTTTTCGGGGACGAAATTGATCGAATTCGGGAAGTGGATGCTTTAACTGGTGAAATCATCGGTGAACGTGAACATGTTGCGATTTTCCCTAATTCCCACTTTGTTACTCGTGAAGAAAAATTGTTAAAAGCAATTGAAAACATTGAAATTGAATTAGAACAACAACTAAAGGTTCTTCGCAGTGAGGATAAGTTATTAGAAGCACAGCGGTTGGAGCAACGTACTCGGTACGACTTAGAGATGATGAGAGAGATGGGCTTTTGTTCAGGGATTGAAAACTATTCACGACATTTAACACTCAGAGAGCCAGGGGCCACACCCTATACATTGCTTGATTACTTCCCAGATGACTTCTTAATGGTGATCGATGAAAGCCACGTGACATTACCGCAAGTGAGAGGGATGTTCAACGGTGACCAAGCACGTAAGAAAATGTTAGTAGAACATGGCTTCCGTTTACCGTCTGCAATGGATAATCGACCGTTAACATTCCAAGAATTTGAGGGGCATATGAGTCAAGCAATTTTCGTTTCAGCCACACCAGGGGCCTATGAATTGGAACACACACCAGAGATGGTTGAGCAAATTATTAGACCAACAGGACTGTTAGACCCTACAATCGATATTCGCCCTAGTGAGGGACAAATTGATGATTTAATTGATGAAATTCGTCAACGTTCAGAACGTAATGAACGTGTGCTTGTTACCACATTAACGAAAAAAATGTCTGAAGATTTGACCGATTACTTAAAAGAAATTGGAATCAAAGTAAACTACTTACACTCAGAAATAAAAACACTTGAACGGATTGAAATTATTCGAGAACTTCGAATGGGAGTTTATGATGTATTGATTGGAATCAATCTGCTGAGAGAAGGGTTAGACATACCAGAAGTGTCGCTCGTAACCATATTAGATGCAGATAAAGAAGGGTTTTTACGTTCTGAACGCTCACTCATTCAAACAATGGGACGTGCTGCTCGAAATGCAAATGGACATGTCATCATGTATGCTGACCGCATGACGGATTCGATGACGAAAGCGATTGGAGAAACAGATCGACGTCGTAACATTCAAATCGAGTATAACGAGAAACATGGAATTACACCTAAAACCATTCAAAAGAAAATTCGCGATACTATTCGTGCATCTCATAATGCAGAAGAAACATCTAGTTATATGGAAAAAGTGACAAAAGGTAAGAAGTTAACGAAAGATGAGAAAAAGTCGCTGTTGTTAACGCTAGAAAAAGAAATGAAGGACGCAGCGAAGGCGCTCGATTTTGAACGCGCTGCCGAACTTCGCGACACGATTTTGGAACTGAAAGCGGAAGGGTGA
- the uvrA gene encoding excinuclease ABC subunit UvrA, whose amino-acid sequence MKKQEIRIQGARAHNLKNIDITIPRDKLVVMTGLSGSGKSSLAFDTIYAEGQRRYVESLSAYARQFLGQMDKPDVDVIEGLSPAISIDQKTTSRNPRSTVGTVTEIYDYLRLLFARVGKPICPNHGVEISSQTIEQMVDRLMEFPERTRMQILAPIVSGRKGTHAKMLEDVKKQGYVRVRVNGDLMDLDDDINLDKNKKHDIEIVIDRVVIKEDIAARLADSLESALRLADGRVLIDVMEHEILLFSEHHACPICGFSIGELEPRMFSFNSPFGACPECDGLGTKLEVDQELVIPDWSKSLNDGAIAPWEPTSSQYYPQLLAAVCKHYKINMNKPVDKLPKDQIDKIIHGSGTDKIRFRYENDFGQVRDNEIYFEGVLTNIERRYKETSSDYIRDQMEKYMAKQACPTCKGYRLKPETLAVKVASLHIGQVTAFSIQEADTFFKSLELSEKDMQIARLILRELHERLGFLLNVGLDYLTLSRGAGTLSGGEAQRIRLATQIGSRLTGVLYILDEPSIGLHQRDNNRLISTLKNMRDIGNTLIVVEHDEDTMMAADYLIDVGPGAGVHGGEIVAAGTPTQVMKNTKSITGQYLSGKKFIALPAERRKPDGRIISIKGATENNLKNVAVDIPLGIFTAVTGVSGSGKSTLINEILHKSLAQKLNGAKTKPGQHKEVTGIEQLEKVIDVDQSPIGRTPRSNPATYTGVFDDIRDVYASTNEAKVRGYKKGRFSFNVKGGRCEACRGDGIIKIEMHFLPDVYVPCEICNGKRYNRETLEVKYKGENIADVLKMTVEDALKFFVNIPKISRKLQTIVDVGLGYMQLGQPATTLSGGEAQRVKLASELHKRSNGKSFYILDEPTTGLHAHDIARLLEVLQRLVENGDTVLVIEHNLDVIKTSDYVIDLGPEGGDKGGEILAVGTPEEIAKVKKSYTGHYLKQILDRDRKRMDEQIKKASTKRKTKKEAVLIK is encoded by the coding sequence TTGAAAAAACAAGAAATTCGTATACAAGGTGCACGTGCACATAATTTAAAAAATATAGATATAACCATTCCACGAGATAAGCTTGTCGTTATGACAGGGTTGTCTGGTTCTGGTAAATCATCACTCGCTTTCGATACCATTTATGCAGAGGGGCAAAGACGTTATGTCGAATCGTTATCAGCCTACGCACGTCAGTTTTTAGGGCAAATGGACAAGCCCGATGTGGATGTAATTGAAGGTTTGTCGCCTGCAATTTCTATCGATCAAAAAACGACAAGTAGAAACCCACGCTCTACAGTAGGTACTGTAACCGAGATTTACGATTATTTACGTTTATTATTTGCTCGTGTAGGAAAGCCAATATGTCCCAATCATGGAGTGGAAATTTCTTCCCAAACTATCGAGCAAATGGTTGATCGTTTAATGGAATTCCCTGAACGTACACGTATGCAAATTTTAGCACCAATTGTCTCTGGTCGAAAAGGGACCCACGCTAAAATGCTAGAAGATGTGAAAAAGCAAGGCTATGTACGTGTTCGAGTAAACGGTGATTTAATGGATTTAGATGACGATATTAATTTAGATAAAAATAAAAAGCACGATATTGAAATTGTTATTGACCGGGTTGTAATAAAAGAAGATATCGCCGCAAGACTTGCTGATTCTTTGGAATCTGCACTGAGACTTGCAGATGGACGTGTATTAATTGATGTCATGGAACACGAGATATTGTTGTTTAGTGAACATCATGCTTGTCCTATTTGTGGATTTTCAATAGGTGAACTAGAACCACGTATGTTTTCATTTAACAGTCCTTTCGGTGCGTGTCCTGAATGTGATGGTCTTGGTACGAAGCTAGAGGTTGACCAAGAACTTGTCATACCTGATTGGTCAAAATCGTTAAACGACGGTGCTATTGCCCCGTGGGAACCAACAAGTTCGCAATACTATCCACAACTATTAGCTGCCGTATGCAAGCATTATAAAATAAATATGAATAAGCCTGTTGACAAGTTGCCAAAAGATCAAATAGATAAAATTATTCATGGATCCGGTACAGATAAAATTCGATTCCGATACGAAAATGATTTCGGACAAGTTCGAGATAATGAAATATATTTTGAAGGTGTTTTAACAAATATCGAACGTCGTTATAAAGAAACGTCTTCGGATTATATTCGAGATCAAATGGAAAAGTATATGGCCAAACAAGCATGTCCAACATGTAAGGGATATCGCTTAAAGCCGGAAACATTAGCTGTAAAAGTTGCATCACTTCATATCGGACAAGTAACGGCATTTTCTATTCAAGAGGCCGATACATTTTTCAAATCACTCGAATTATCTGAAAAAGACATGCAAATTGCGCGACTCATTTTACGTGAACTCCACGAACGACTTGGTTTCCTTCTTAATGTTGGTTTAGATTACTTAACGTTAAGTAGGGGTGCGGGTACGTTATCAGGCGGTGAGGCTCAGCGCATTCGCTTGGCAACTCAAATCGGTTCACGATTAACGGGAGTACTTTATATATTAGATGAACCTTCAATTGGATTGCATCAGCGTGATAATAATCGACTGATTTCCACACTTAAAAATATGCGAGATATTGGTAACACTTTAATTGTTGTTGAACACGATGAAGATACGATGATGGCTGCGGATTATTTAATAGATGTAGGTCCTGGAGCAGGAGTTCATGGTGGTGAAATCGTGGCAGCTGGAACACCAACACAAGTAATGAAGAACACTAAGTCCATTACAGGTCAATATTTAAGTGGCAAGAAATTTATTGCGCTTCCAGCAGAACGTCGAAAACCAGATGGTCGAATAATTTCGATTAAAGGGGCGACGGAAAATAACTTAAAAAATGTTGCGGTGGATATCCCGCTTGGTATCTTTACTGCTGTTACGGGTGTATCAGGTTCAGGGAAAAGTACGTTAATCAATGAAATTTTGCATAAATCACTCGCACAAAAGTTAAATGGTGCTAAAACAAAACCAGGACAACATAAAGAAGTGACTGGTATCGAACAGCTTGAAAAGGTTATTGATGTTGACCAATCACCGATTGGGAGAACACCAAGATCAAATCCAGCCACATATACAGGCGTTTTCGATGATATTCGTGATGTTTATGCATCAACGAACGAAGCGAAAGTACGAGGCTACAAAAAAGGCCGGTTTAGTTTCAACGTTAAAGGTGGGCGCTGTGAAGCATGCCGAGGAGACGGCATTATTAAAATTGAAATGCATTTCTTACCTGACGTATATGTTCCGTGTGAAATTTGTAATGGAAAGCGTTACAACCGTGAAACACTAGAAGTGAAGTATAAAGGAGAAAATATTGCGGACGTATTAAAAATGACTGTTGAAGATGCACTTAAATTCTTTGTAAACATTCCAAAGATTAGCCGTAAACTTCAAACAATCGTCGATGTTGGATTAGGATATATGCAACTGGGTCAACCGGCAACGACGTTATCAGGTGGTGAAGCACAACGTGTAAAATTGGCTTCTGAATTACACAAACGCTCGAATGGAAAGTCCTTCTATATATTAGATGAGCCGACAACCGGATTACATGCACATGATATTGCACGTTTACTTGAAGTGTTACAGAGATTAGTGGAAAACGGGGACACGGTATTAGTTATCGAGCATAACTTAGACGTTATTAAAACATCGGATTATGTAATTGACTTAGGTCCTGAAGGTGGCGATAAAGGGGGAGAGATTTTAGCTGTAGGAACTCCTGAAGAAATAGCCAAAGTGAAGAAGTCATATACGGGTCACTATTTAAAGCAAATACTCGACCGCGACCGTAAACGCATGGATGAACAAATAAAAAAAGCCTCAACAAAGAGAAAGACAAAAAAAGAAGCAGTTTTGATAAAATGA
- a CDS encoding DUF4097 family beta strand repeat-containing protein, with amino-acid sequence MQEERKRILDSVEKGTISAQEALILLEALGNGKTKASDSTYAAPDQSEKQSHSTHTNDENHNKKTTSSQADDFMEDIKRDFTQIGERFMQFMQTTVGKMKSFDFEMPFGEPNEFHHTFTKEDVDIKEISADLANGKFEIYPSQDGQVRADCHVKVYRSPSEEVAKKEFLDKFVFVVDQQKLRIISDLKTTSVNVVLYVPKQMYDSISIRLFNGAFIGKHIEVDRLKVKTANGKIELKDVQLEDAEVQTANGAIQVKEAKGNKIDAETINGRIYIDGYLKGIEAQSVNGHVVVTTKSIEAHKIEARAVAGTVEIYVPSTIGLQGEIASNFGKMDVALSDVTRINEQEHFLQKNIRFTKDIEGSTTAPLYIKGEAKTGSILVRYISSE; translated from the coding sequence ATGCAAGAAGAACGTAAACGCATTTTAGATTCAGTCGAAAAAGGGACGATATCTGCTCAAGAAGCGTTAATATTGCTAGAGGCTTTAGGAAATGGAAAGACGAAAGCAAGCGATTCAACGTATGCTGCGCCAGACCAGTCTGAAAAACAATCTCATTCAACACATACAAACGATGAAAACCACAACAAGAAAACCACATCTTCTCAAGCAGACGATTTTATGGAAGACATTAAACGCGACTTTACACAGATTGGTGAACGCTTTATGCAATTCATGCAAACCACGGTCGGGAAAATGAAATCATTTGATTTCGAAATGCCTTTTGGTGAGCCAAATGAATTTCATCATACCTTTACGAAAGAAGATGTAGACATTAAGGAGATATCAGCAGATCTTGCCAATGGCAAGTTTGAAATTTATCCTTCACAAGATGGTCAAGTACGTGCAGATTGCCATGTGAAAGTATATCGATCGCCTTCTGAAGAAGTTGCAAAGAAAGAATTCCTTGATAAATTTGTATTTGTCGTTGATCAACAAAAATTACGTATTATTAGTGATTTGAAAACAACATCAGTGAATGTTGTCTTATATGTACCAAAACAAATGTACGATTCAATTTCTATTCGATTATTCAATGGGGCTTTTATTGGTAAGCATATAGAAGTGGATCGTCTCAAAGTCAAAACCGCGAATGGCAAAATTGAACTGAAAGATGTTCAACTAGAAGATGCTGAAGTCCAAACAGCGAATGGTGCTATACAAGTAAAAGAGGCAAAAGGAAATAAAATTGATGCTGAAACAATTAATGGACGCATTTATATCGATGGTTATTTAAAAGGGATTGAAGCACAGTCGGTTAATGGTCACGTCGTCGTCACAACGAAAAGTATAGAGGCTCATAAAATTGAAGCACGAGCGGTAGCTGGTACAGTAGAAATATATGTACCATCTACTATCGGCTTACAAGGTGAAATAGCTTCGAACTTTGGTAAAATGGATGTGGCATTATCTGATGTAACTCGGATAAATGAACAAGAGCATTTCTTGCAAAAAAATATTCGTTTTACAAAAGATATTGAGGGTTCAACAACAGCTCCTCTCTACATTAAGGGTGAAGCCAAAACAGGATCAATTCTAGTTCGTTACATCTCTTCTGAATAA